One Candidatus Nanosynbacter featherlites genomic region harbors:
- the pth gene encoding aminoacyl-tRNA hydrolase — MKVILALGNPGDKYTYTRHNAGFLVVDQLAAEQSAQFSNKPKFSADITELNISGEKILLVKPTTYYNEVGIAARALMDFYKLTLDDLLIIHDDTALDFGKIRVRKGGESAGNNGLKSLHRHVGSEFWHIRIGTDNLLRRQIGDVDFVLSKFNADERTILRDWTIPESIKLVSAFLDGSIEPLSVRL; from the coding sequence ATGAAAGTCATTCTAGCCCTCGGTAATCCTGGCGACAAATACACGTACACGCGGCATAACGCTGGCTTTTTGGTGGTCGACCAGTTAGCGGCGGAGCAAAGTGCACAATTTAGCAATAAGCCAAAATTCTCGGCTGATATTACCGAATTGAACATATCTGGAGAGAAGATTCTACTCGTCAAACCGACAACATACTACAACGAAGTTGGCATCGCAGCGCGAGCGCTCATGGATTTTTATAAGCTGACGCTTGATGATTTACTGATTATTCACGACGATACAGCGCTTGACTTTGGTAAAATTCGCGTCCGCAAGGGGGGCGAAAGTGCTGGCAATAACGGTTTGAAATCACTGCATCGACACGTTGGCAGTGAGTTTTGGCACATCCGCATCGGCACCGACAACTTGCTACGCCGGCAAATCGGTGATGTCGACTTTGTCCTCAGTAAATTCAACGCCGACGAACGAACAATTCTCCGCGATTGGACGATCCCTGAGTCAATCAAGCTAGTTAGCGCATTTCTTGATGGTAGCATTGAGCCTCTAAGCGTCAGACTCTAA